In one window of Arachis ipaensis cultivar K30076 chromosome B06, Araip1.1, whole genome shotgun sequence DNA:
- the LOC107604654 gene encoding vacuolar protein sorting-associated protein 55 homolog, giving the protein MFSASILLQILACAIYSNWWPMLSALMYVLVPMPCLFFGGGNTHFLISRDGGGWIDAAKFLTGASAVGSIAIPVILRHAHMIETGAMLIELVSFFIFICTVMCFHQASLDDDW; this is encoded by the exons ATGTTTTCAGCTAGCATTCTGCTACAGATTCTG GCGTGTGCAATATACAGCAATTGGTGGCCTATGTTATCAG CTCTTATGTATGTGCTGGTACCTATGCCTTGCTTATTCTTTGGTGGTGGAAACACTCATTTTCTGATCAGCCGAGATGGTGGGGG TTGGATAGATGCTGCTAAATTTTTAACTGGTGCATCGGCAGTTGGGAGTATAGCCATTCCTGTAATCCTCAGGCATGCTCATATGATTGAGACAGGAGCAATGCTCATTGAGCTTGTCTCTTTCTTCATTTTTATATGTACTGTTATGTGTTTCCACCAAGCGAGCCTCGACGATGATTGGTGA
- the LOC107647049 gene encoding uncharacterized protein LOC107647049 encodes MASEESVLVLVYYRGSIKKKTRSGVKFTDKDPLSIFLRPTTSFDEFLNSIIQKHGLQGVKRVEKLFYRIPISLLRDDVKYDSFVIGSDEDLEVMFHCRRQFPEVRTPKLLAKLVDLVSSLGGSNRNTQTRGMVAGSSSRPIGTFSSVPVIAPRDVAVASPSFAIDLNRSGGGEVGIVDRVLIPLQCGAPASMDDASLDDDDDDDLESDIIADDSGDDIIASNPAGFGGSSSSGTQHYPPHFSSLDLDAMRQEGVPGEPAGFRAKDTRVLEVL; translated from the coding sequence ATGGCTAGTGAAGAGAGCGTTTTAGTGTTGGTATATTATAGAGGGTCCATTAAGAAAAAAACACGctctggtgtgaagttcactgataaggatcccCTGAGTATTTTTTTGAGACCCACAACAAGCTTCGATGAGTTCCTGAATTCTATAATACAGAAACATGGGCTACAAGGCGTGAAACGGGTAGAGAAGTTGTTCTATCGCATTCCGATCTCGTTGCTGCGAGATGACGTGAAGTATGATTCTTTCGTCATAGGGAGTGACGAGGATTTGGAGGTCATGTTTCATTGCCGTCGGCAGTTTCCTGAGGTCAGGACACCTAAGCTATTGGCAAAACTGGTTGATCTTGTCTCTAGCTTAGGAGGTTCGAACCGGAACACCCAAACTCGAGGTATGGTAGCCGGTTCTAGTTCGAGACCTATTGGTACATTTTCATCCGTGCCTGTGATTGCACCTAGGGACGTGGCTGTCGCCTCCCCATCGTTCGCCATTGATCTCAACCGCAGTGGTGGTGGAGAGGTTGGTATCGTTGATAGGGTGCTGATTCCCTTACAGTGTGGGGCACCGGCTAGTATGGATGATGCATCGCTggatgatgatgacgacgatgATTTGGAGTCGGATATCATTGCTGATGATAGTGGCGATGACATTATAGCGAGTAATCCAGCTGGGTTTGGCGGTAGTTCAAGCTCTGGGACTCAGCACTATCCTCCGCACTTTTCATcattggacttggatgccatgagacaAGAGGGGGTTCCTGGGGAACCCGCTGGATTTCGTGCCAAAGATACCAGGGTACTAGAGGTCTTATAG